In Poecilia reticulata strain Guanapo linkage group LG1, Guppy_female_1.0+MT, whole genome shotgun sequence, one genomic interval encodes:
- the atad5b gene encoding ATPase family AAA domain-containing protein 5b isoform X2, with protein sequence MKRNKLTRNKTKQNKDGHHRHLVRAAVIVLSDGGCSDGETSQEKLSAAGSEERKSSLCKGCKIAPIFLRTNQHVKIRGRSDGGSYQTEHKSMSPSQSDDVQSQHPGSHLAGRHGAVSRGEQLPASHLESCLKAIQKSNPAFPVSSVFNTLLKKASQRLHESEPAEHSLHLDSMQKEKRRRGPEVTQRLPKRLRSDPSAGGHCPLSGQDEKMGPKGHQLSPGGLENGWMKLTTPGTKLMKSSEEVRGDSCFEDVLWTDKYVPQHSSEIIGNSASVNKLHSWLKNWKRRADGDERRQMAERKRDESNSWDCGDFQGEAGLEDGGAEPVGKAMLLSGPSGVGKTAAVYACALELGFKVFEVNCSSQRSGRHVLSQLKETTQSHLVEIPGEDPLKPAYFNNYSANSCTPKSEALPGKLQFPKNIVSTSKKRAARNSSSRKFRAKPAAVTLARYFKTKAGKPKTEDVEYSSTGCDQEVPHKKTATSLILFEEVDVVFEDDVGFLTAIKAFMTTTKRPVVMTTNDPSFNERFGCNLDEITFKTPPSANVCSYLQLVCLAENFQLPPDDASSLFRLACGDVRRSLLQLQLWVNGSRGLQGGELAEEPIGSRLLFAEGCGLDSKVPPWQAGCSAHMLGLHPVTPNDLLHFLKRGSLSEENMLKFLKILSESWRRGVPLLYSNLELLLSIGAPESDSQQQTEPRRSNPHILRLSHTFGLEVSPTRNKSSRLSRRRFAASASASHLTSRPQRAPSFTETRDKPEKRAAKAVTDCLDGLADFFDLISNIDATLPHYVSGPHTAEAFVWTGADLKDGLLDEPGEEDSRSLKRGRLQEMKAAAEGLGCRQCWWRVTEAWTDAYRCKQKLDDKQWNRLQRRLLLTGCSKSQNLSFTAQPGCASSVSQRRSRASRLLLSSESFSLLGNRRAVCVDYLPALRLVCHAVSAQQHRELARCWNYLGYSHLGLSKSAIQFLAEDFMLTKVQKHS encoded by the exons ATGAAGCGAAACAAACTCACGCGCAACAAAACCAAGCAAAACAAAGATGGGCATCATCGCCATCTTGTGCGAGCTGCAGTTATCGTGCTATCAGACGGCGGCTGCTCCGACGGTGAAACCTCGCAGGAAAAGCTCTCAGCAGCTGGCAGCGAGGAGAGGAAGAGCTCACTCTGCAAAGGATGTAAAATAGCTCCGATTTTCTTACGTACGAATCAGCATGTGAAGATTAGAGGACGTTCAGATGGCGGGTCTTATCAGACTGAGCACAAGTCAATGTCCCCTTCTCAGAGTGATGACGTGCAGAGCCAACATCCAGGATCTCATCTGGCGGGCAGACATGGAGCTGTCAGCCGCGGGGAACAGCTCCCTGCTTCACATCTGGAAAGCTGCCTGAAAGCAATCCAAAAGTCAAATCCAGCTTTTCCAGTTTCGTCAGTTTTCAACACTTTACTGAAGAAAGCGAGCCAGAGGCTGCATGAGTCAGAGCCTGCAG aGCATTCCCTCCATCTAGATTCAatgcaaaaggagaaaaggaGAAGAGGACCTGAAGTTACTCAAAGGCTACCAAAACGTTTGCGGTCTGACCCCTCAGCAGGGGGACACTGTCCCCTGTCGGGACAGGATGAGAAGATGGGGCCCAAGGGACACCAGCTGAGCCCAGGAGGTCTGGAAAACGGCTGGATGAAACTCACCACGCCAGGGACCAAGCTGATGAAGAGCTCTGAAGAGGTTCGAGGAG attcCTGTTTCGAGGATGTTCTCTGGACCGACAAGTATGTTCCTCAACATTCCAGCGAAATCATCGGTAATTCTGCCTCGGTGAATAAGCTGCACAG TTGGTTGAAGAACTGGAAGCGAAGAGCTGACGGTGACGAGCGGAGACAAATGGCAGAAAGGAAACGAGACGAAAGCA ATTCGTGGGACTGCGGAGACTTCCAGGGTGAGGCTGGGTTGGAGGACGGGGGAGCGGAGCCGGTGGGTAAAGCCATGCTGCTTTCAGGACCCTCAGGTGTGGGCAAGACGGCTGCCGTGTACGCCTGCGCTCTGGAGCTCGGCTTCAAG GTGTTTGAGGTGAACTGCTCCTCGCAGCGCAGCGGGCGCCATGTTCTGTCTCAGCTGAAGGAAACCACACAGTCTCACCTCGTGGAGATTCCAGGGGAAGATCCACTGAAGCCGGCATACTTCAACAACTACAGTGCAAACAGCTGTACTCCTAAATCTGAGGCCCTACCAG GAAAATTACAATTTCCTAAAAATATCGTCTCCACGTCCAAAAAACGTGCAGCGCGAAACTCGTCTAGTCGTAAATTCCGAGCCAAGCCAGCCGCTGTCACTCTGGCCCGCTACTTTAAGACGAAAGCGGGAAAACCAAAGACTGAGGACGTGGAGTACTCCTCGACAGGATGCGATCAAGAGGTGCCGCACAAGAAGACAGCCACGTCACTCATTCTGTTCGAGGAG GTTGATGTGGTGTTTGAGGACGATGTTGGCTTCCTGACAGCCATAAAGGCCTTCATGACCACCACAAAACGACCTGTCGTCATGACCACTAATG ATCCCTCATTCAACGAGAGATTTGGCTGCAACCTGGATGAAATAACTTTCAAAACTCCACCATCA gCGAATGTCTGTAGTTATCTGCAGCTGGTGTGTCTGGCTGAAAACTTCCAGCTGCCTCCAGACGATGCCAGCAGCCTCTTCAGACTCGCATGCGGCGACGTGAGGCGcagcctgctgcagctgcagctctgggtTAACGGCAGCAGAGGGTTGCAGGGCGGAGAGCTGGCCGAAGAACCAATCGGCTCACGCC TTTTGTTTGCAGAAGGATGCGGCCTTGATTCAAAGGTTCCCCCTTGGCAAGCAGGCTGCTCCGCACACATGCTGGGTCTCCATCCTGTGACCCCAAATGACCTTCTTCATTTCTTAAAG CGTGGGTCTCTCTCTGAAGAAAACATGCTGAAGTTTCTCAAAATCCTGTCCGAGAGCTGGAGAAGAGGTGTGCCTCTTCTCTACTCCAACCTGGAGCTCCTTCTCTCCATCGGAGCCCCTGAATCCGATTCCCAGCAGCAGACTGAGCCGAGGCGCTCTAATCCTCACATCCTGCGACTGAGTCACACCTTCGGTTTAGAGGTGTCGCCGACCCGCAACAAATCTTCCCGGCTGAGCCGAAGGAGATTTGCGGCTTCCGCATCAGCGTCACATTTAACCAGCAGACCTCAAAGAGCGCCGTCGTTCACCGAGACCCGGGACAAACCTGAAAAACGTGCAGCCAAAGCGGTCACTGACTGCTTGGACGGACTGGCAGATTTCTTTGACCTCATATCAAACATTGACGCGACGCTACCTCACTACGTTTCAGGCCCGCACACGGCTGAGGCGTTTGTTTGGACGGGAGCAGATTTAAAGGACGGATTGTTGGATGAGCCGGGGGAGGAGGACAGCAGGAGTTTGAAGCGGGGCAGGCTTCAGGAAATGAAGGCAGCAGCTGAAGGTTTGGGTTGTCGGCAGTGCTGGTGGAGAGTTACTGAGGCGTGGACCGACGCCTACAGATGTAAACAGAAACTGGACGACAAGCAGTGGAACAGACTGCAGAGGAGGCTGCTGTTAACTGGCTGCTCTAAGAGCCAGAATCTCAGCTTTACTGCTCAACCTGGATGTGCATCAAG TGTGTCCCAAAGAAGATCCAGAGCGAGTCGGCTGCTGCTCAGCAGCGAGTCCTTCAGCCTGCTGGGGAACAGACGGGCCGTCTGTGTCGACTACCTGCCGGCTCTCCGCCTCGTCTGTCACGCTGTCAGtgcacagcagcacagagagctGGCCCG GTGTTGGAACTACCTGGGCTATTCGCATCTAGGCCTCTCAAAATCTGCCATCCAATTCCTGGCTGAGGATTTCATGTTAACGAAAGTTCAGAAACACTCCTGA
- the atad5b gene encoding ATPase family AAA domain-containing protein 5b isoform X5 produces MKRNKLTRNKTKQNKDGHHRHLVRAAVIVLSDGGCSDGETSQEKLSAAGSEERKSSLCKGCKIAPIFLRTNQHVKIRGRSDGGSYQTEHKSMSPSQSDDVQSQHPGSHLAGRHGAVSRGEQLPASHLESCLKAIQKSNPAFPVSSVFNTLLKKASQRLHESEPADSMQKEKRRRGPEVTQRLPKRLRSDPSAGGHCPLSGQDEKMGPKGHQLSPGGLENGWMKLTTPGTKLMKSSEEVRGDSCFEDVLWTDKYVPQHSSEIIGNSASVNKLHSWLKNWKRRADGDERRQMAERKRDESSDSWDCGDFQGEAGLEDGGAEPVGKAMLLSGPSGVGKTAAVYACALELGFKVFEVNCSSQRSGRHVLSQLKETTQSHLVEIPGEDPLKPAYFNNYSANSCTPKSEALPGKLQFPKNIVSTSKKRAARNSSSRKFRAKPAAVTLARYFKTKAGKPKTEDVEYSSTGCDQEVPHKKTATSLILFEEVDVVFEDDVGFLTAIKAFMTTTKRPVVMTTNDPSFNERFGCNLDEITFKTPPSANVCSYLQLVCLAENFQLPPDDASSLFRLACGDVRRSLLQLQLWVNGSRGLQGGELAEEPIGSRLLFAEGCGLDSKVPPWQAGCSAHMLGLHPVTPNDLLHFLKRGSLSEENMLKFLKILSESWRRGVPLLYSNLELLLSIGAPESDSQQQTEPRRSNPHILRLSHTFGLEVSPTRNKSSRLSRRRFAASASASHLTSRPQRAPSFTETRDKPEKRAAKAVTDCLDGLADFFDLISNIDATLPHYVSGPHTAEAFVWTGADLKDGLLDEPGEEDSRSLKRGRLQEMKAAAEGLGCRQCWWRVTEAWTDAYRCKQKLDDKQWNRLQRRLLLTGCSKSQNLSFTAQPGCASSVSQRRSRASRLLLSSESFSLLGNRRAVCVDYLPALRLVCHAVSAQQHRELARCWNYLGYSHLGLSKSAIQFLAEDFMLTKVQKHS; encoded by the exons ATGAAGCGAAACAAACTCACGCGCAACAAAACCAAGCAAAACAAAGATGGGCATCATCGCCATCTTGTGCGAGCTGCAGTTATCGTGCTATCAGACGGCGGCTGCTCCGACGGTGAAACCTCGCAGGAAAAGCTCTCAGCAGCTGGCAGCGAGGAGAGGAAGAGCTCACTCTGCAAAGGATGTAAAATAGCTCCGATTTTCTTACGTACGAATCAGCATGTGAAGATTAGAGGACGTTCAGATGGCGGGTCTTATCAGACTGAGCACAAGTCAATGTCCCCTTCTCAGAGTGATGACGTGCAGAGCCAACATCCAGGATCTCATCTGGCGGGCAGACATGGAGCTGTCAGCCGCGGGGAACAGCTCCCTGCTTCACATCTGGAAAGCTGCCTGAAAGCAATCCAAAAGTCAAATCCAGCTTTTCCAGTTTCGTCAGTTTTCAACACTTTACTGAAGAAAGCGAGCCAGAGGCTGCATGAGTCAGAGCCTGCAG ATTCAatgcaaaaggagaaaaggaGAAGAGGACCTGAAGTTACTCAAAGGCTACCAAAACGTTTGCGGTCTGACCCCTCAGCAGGGGGACACTGTCCCCTGTCGGGACAGGATGAGAAGATGGGGCCCAAGGGACACCAGCTGAGCCCAGGAGGTCTGGAAAACGGCTGGATGAAACTCACCACGCCAGGGACCAAGCTGATGAAGAGCTCTGAAGAGGTTCGAGGAG attcCTGTTTCGAGGATGTTCTCTGGACCGACAAGTATGTTCCTCAACATTCCAGCGAAATCATCGGTAATTCTGCCTCGGTGAATAAGCTGCACAG TTGGTTGAAGAACTGGAAGCGAAGAGCTGACGGTGACGAGCGGAGACAAATGGCAGAAAGGAAACGAGACGAAAGCAGTG ATTCGTGGGACTGCGGAGACTTCCAGGGTGAGGCTGGGTTGGAGGACGGGGGAGCGGAGCCGGTGGGTAAAGCCATGCTGCTTTCAGGACCCTCAGGTGTGGGCAAGACGGCTGCCGTGTACGCCTGCGCTCTGGAGCTCGGCTTCAAG GTGTTTGAGGTGAACTGCTCCTCGCAGCGCAGCGGGCGCCATGTTCTGTCTCAGCTGAAGGAAACCACACAGTCTCACCTCGTGGAGATTCCAGGGGAAGATCCACTGAAGCCGGCATACTTCAACAACTACAGTGCAAACAGCTGTACTCCTAAATCTGAGGCCCTACCAG GAAAATTACAATTTCCTAAAAATATCGTCTCCACGTCCAAAAAACGTGCAGCGCGAAACTCGTCTAGTCGTAAATTCCGAGCCAAGCCAGCCGCTGTCACTCTGGCCCGCTACTTTAAGACGAAAGCGGGAAAACCAAAGACTGAGGACGTGGAGTACTCCTCGACAGGATGCGATCAAGAGGTGCCGCACAAGAAGACAGCCACGTCACTCATTCTGTTCGAGGAG GTTGATGTGGTGTTTGAGGACGATGTTGGCTTCCTGACAGCCATAAAGGCCTTCATGACCACCACAAAACGACCTGTCGTCATGACCACTAATG ATCCCTCATTCAACGAGAGATTTGGCTGCAACCTGGATGAAATAACTTTCAAAACTCCACCATCA gCGAATGTCTGTAGTTATCTGCAGCTGGTGTGTCTGGCTGAAAACTTCCAGCTGCCTCCAGACGATGCCAGCAGCCTCTTCAGACTCGCATGCGGCGACGTGAGGCGcagcctgctgcagctgcagctctgggtTAACGGCAGCAGAGGGTTGCAGGGCGGAGAGCTGGCCGAAGAACCAATCGGCTCACGCC TTTTGTTTGCAGAAGGATGCGGCCTTGATTCAAAGGTTCCCCCTTGGCAAGCAGGCTGCTCCGCACACATGCTGGGTCTCCATCCTGTGACCCCAAATGACCTTCTTCATTTCTTAAAG CGTGGGTCTCTCTCTGAAGAAAACATGCTGAAGTTTCTCAAAATCCTGTCCGAGAGCTGGAGAAGAGGTGTGCCTCTTCTCTACTCCAACCTGGAGCTCCTTCTCTCCATCGGAGCCCCTGAATCCGATTCCCAGCAGCAGACTGAGCCGAGGCGCTCTAATCCTCACATCCTGCGACTGAGTCACACCTTCGGTTTAGAGGTGTCGCCGACCCGCAACAAATCTTCCCGGCTGAGCCGAAGGAGATTTGCGGCTTCCGCATCAGCGTCACATTTAACCAGCAGACCTCAAAGAGCGCCGTCGTTCACCGAGACCCGGGACAAACCTGAAAAACGTGCAGCCAAAGCGGTCACTGACTGCTTGGACGGACTGGCAGATTTCTTTGACCTCATATCAAACATTGACGCGACGCTACCTCACTACGTTTCAGGCCCGCACACGGCTGAGGCGTTTGTTTGGACGGGAGCAGATTTAAAGGACGGATTGTTGGATGAGCCGGGGGAGGAGGACAGCAGGAGTTTGAAGCGGGGCAGGCTTCAGGAAATGAAGGCAGCAGCTGAAGGTTTGGGTTGTCGGCAGTGCTGGTGGAGAGTTACTGAGGCGTGGACCGACGCCTACAGATGTAAACAGAAACTGGACGACAAGCAGTGGAACAGACTGCAGAGGAGGCTGCTGTTAACTGGCTGCTCTAAGAGCCAGAATCTCAGCTTTACTGCTCAACCTGGATGTGCATCAAG TGTGTCCCAAAGAAGATCCAGAGCGAGTCGGCTGCTGCTCAGCAGCGAGTCCTTCAGCCTGCTGGGGAACAGACGGGCCGTCTGTGTCGACTACCTGCCGGCTCTCCGCCTCGTCTGTCACGCTGTCAGtgcacagcagcacagagagctGGCCCG GTGTTGGAACTACCTGGGCTATTCGCATCTAGGCCTCTCAAAATCTGCCATCCAATTCCTGGCTGAGGATTTCATGTTAACGAAAGTTCAGAAACACTCCTGA